A single genomic interval of Flavihumibacter rivuli harbors:
- a CDS encoding YtxH domain-containing protein: MTNTNKMLTALAAGIAIGGVLGLLFAPDKGENTRKKISDGKKKLTDSINKSLHEGREKLSNLRSGMRESVPQMKEPADEFGT; the protein is encoded by the coding sequence ATGACCAACACCAATAAAATGCTGACCGCCCTGGCAGCGGGAATTGCCATCGGTGGTGTTTTGGGATTATTATTTGCCCCTGACAAAGGGGAAAATACCAGGAAAAAAATTTCGGACGGTAAGAAGAAGTTGACAGACTCCATCAACAAAAGCCTGCATGAAGGCAGAGAAAAACTATCTAACCTACGGAGCGGGATGAGGGAAAGTGTTCCGCAGATGAAGGAACCAGCAGACGAGTTTGGAACTTGA